In one window of Mercurialis annua linkage group LG4, ddMerAnnu1.2, whole genome shotgun sequence DNA:
- the LOC126677098 gene encoding vacuolar sorting protein 39 yields MVHSAYDSFELLSKCPTKIDAIESYGSKLLVGCSDGALRIYGPDSSVTDRTDHHGQSQELRKETYTLERTVTGFSKKTLLAMEVLSSRELLLSLSESIAFHRVPNLETLAVITKAKGANAYSWDDRRGFLCFARQKRVCIFRHDGGRGFVEVKEFGVPDTVKSMSWCGENICLGIRKEYVILNATNGALTEVFPSGRMAPPLVVSLPSGELLLGKENIGVFVDQNGKLLQAERICWSEAPSVIVIQKPYAIGMLPRRVEIRSLRVPYQLIQTIVLQNVRHLTQSNNAVIVGLDNSVYGLFPVPLGAQIVQLTASGNFEEALALCKLLPPEDSNLRAAKEGSIHLRYAHYLFENGSYEEAMEQFLASQVDITYVLSLYPSIVLPKTSMVSEAEKPIDVSSDALHLSRVSSGMSDDMESSPPQSIEFDEHAAIESKKMSHNTLMALIKFLQKKRYSVIEKATSEGTEEVVLGAVGDNFGPYDSSRFKKSSKGRGNISVNSSAREMAAILDTTLLQALLLTGQSSAALELLKGANYCDLKICEEIIQKWNLHAALLELYKCNSMHREALELLHKLVEESKTQAELSSKFKPESIIDYLKPLCGTDPMLVLEFSMLVLESCPTQTIELFLSGNIPADLVNSYLKQNAPNMQGRYLELMLAMNDNGISGNLQNEMVQIYLSEVLDWYTDLISQQKWDEKAFSPTRKKLLSALESISGYNPEALLKRLPADALYEERAILLGKMNQHELALSLYVHKLHVLELALSYCDRVYESAADKVSAKSSANIYLTLMQIYLNPRKTIKNFEKRITNIVTQSTSVPKASSAVKARGGRGAKKIAAIEGAEDMRVNLASTDSGRSDGDADEFSEEGDSMIMLDEVLDLLSKRWDRINGAQALRLLPKETKLQNLLPFLGPLMRKSGEAYRNLSVVKSLRQSENLQVKDELYKQRKNVVKITSDSMCSLCNKKIGTSVFAVYPNGKTLVHFVCFRDSQSMKAVVKGSPLRRR; encoded by the exons ATGGTACACAGTGCCTACGATTCTTTTGAGCTTCTGAGCAAGTGCCCAACAAAGATCGATGCAATCGAATCCTACGGCTCCAAGCTTCTCGTCGGCTGCTCCGATGGCGCCCTTCGAATCTACGGCCCAGACTCCTCCGTCACTGACAGAACCGATCACCACGGTCAATCTCAAGAACTCCGAAAAGAAACTTATACCCTAGAGAGAACGGTAACCGGGTTTTCAAAGAAAACCTTGTTAGCCATGGAAGTATTGTCATCAAGAGAGCTTCTCTTATCTCTCTCAGAATCCATCGCATTCCACAGAGTTCCAAATTTGGAGACATTAGCAGTCATCACGAAGGCTAAAGGCGCCAATGCCTATTCATGGGATGATCGGAGAGGTTTTTTGTGCTTTGCTCGGCAAAAGAGAGTTTGTATCTTCAGACACGAcg GGGGACGAGGGTTTGTGGAGGTGAAGGAATTTGGTGTTCCGGATACGGTGAAGTCCATGTCGTGGTGTGGTGAGAATATATGTTTAGGGATTCGAAAAGAGTATGTGATTTTGAATGCTACGAATGGTGCGTTGACGGAGGTGTTTCCTTCTGGGAGAATGGCACCTCCTTTAGTTGTATCTTTACCTTCCGGAGAGCTTCTTCTTGGAAAG GAGAATATAGGGGTTTTTGTTGACCAAAATGGCAAGCTTCTTCAAGCGGAGAGGATTTGTTGGTCAGAGGCCCCATCTGTTATTGTCATTCAGAAACCATATGCAATTGGTATGCTTCCAAGACGTGTCGAG ATTCGATCTCTCCGAGTTCCATACCAATTGATTCAGACCATTGTGCTTCAAAATGTTCGCCATCTTACTCAAAGTAATAATGCAGTAATTGTTGGATTAGACAATTCTGTATATGGTCTCTTCCCTGTTCCTCTTGGTGCACAG ATTGTCCAGTTAACAGCATCTGGAAATTTTGAGGAAGCCTTGGCCTTGTGTAAGTTGCTTCCACCAGAAGATTCGAACCTTCGAGCAGCAAAGGAAGGGTCAATTCATTTAAG ATATGCTCACTATCTTTTTGAAAATGGGAGCTACGAGGAAGCTATGGAACAGTTTCTAGCATCCCAAGTGGATATTACTTATGTGCTATCTCTGTATCCATCCATTGTTCTTCCTAAAACATCTATGGTTTCTGAAGCAGAAAAGCCAATTGATGTTTCTTCAGATGCCTTGCATCTCTCAAGAGTTTCATCTGGAATGTCAGATGATATGGAGTCATCTCCACCCCAATCAATCGAATTTGACGAGCATGCGGCTATTGAATCCAAGAAAATGAGCCATAATACTCTAATGGCTCTCATCAAGTTCTTGCAGAAAAAGAGGTACAGTGTGATCGAGAAGGCCACTTCCGAGGGAACAGAAGAAGTTGTTTTAGGTGCTGTTGGGGATAATTTTGGACCTTATGACTCAAGTAGGTTTAAGAAATCCAGCAAG GGGCGTGGTAACATTTCTGTTAATTCGAGCGCTAGAGAAATGGCTGCAATACTTGATACAACACTACTTCAAGCTCTTCTTCTTACTGGACAGTCTTCAGCAGCATTAGAATTACTCAAAGGTGCTAATTACTGTGATTTGAAAATATGTGAGGAGATTATTCAGAAATGGAATCTTCATGCTGCCTTACTAGAGCTTTATAAATGCAATTCGATGCATCGCGAAGCTCTTGAGCTCTTGCATAAATTGGTTGAAGAGTCAAAGACCCAAGCTGAGCTTAGCTCAAAGTTCAAGCCTGAATCAATTATAGATTATCTCAAA CCTCTCTGTGGGACAGACCCTATGCTTGTCTTGGAGTTCTCTATGCTTGTCCTAGAAAGCTGTCCAACGCAAACTATAGAGCTTTTTCTGTCTGGGAATATTCCTGCAGACTTGGTAAACTCTTATTTGAAGCAGAATGCTCCAAACATGCAGGGAAGATATTTGGAACTTATGCTTGCAATGAATGACAATGGGATCTCGGGGAACTTGCAGAATGAAATG GTACAAATCTATCTTTCAGAAGTACTTGATTGGTACACAGACTTGATTTCTCAACAGAAATGGGATGAGAAAGCTTTTTCCCCAACAAGAAAGAAATTATTGTCTGCACTGGAAAGTATCTCTGGGTATAACCCTGAGGCTTTGTTGAAACGTCTTCCAGCAGATGCATTATATGAAGAGCGTGCAATTTTACTGGGGAAAATGAATCAACACGAGCTTGCCTTATCCCTTTATGTGCATAAG CTTCATGTTCTCGAACTGGCATTGTCCTATTGTGATCGGGTTTATGAGTCGGCTGCTGATAAAGTATCTGCAAAATCTTCGGCGAATATATACCTCACGCTTATGCAAATTTATCTGAACCCCCGGAAAACAATCAAGAATTTTGAAAAAAGAATCACCAATATAGTCACTCAAAGTACAAGTGTACCAAAAGCCAGCTCTGCAGTGAAAGCTAGAGGAGGTCGTGGAGCTAAGAAAATTGCTGCAATAGAGGGTGCAGAAGACATGCGTGTAAATCTTGCTAGTACTGATAGTGGTAGGAGTGATGGTGATGCAGATGAATTTAGTGAGGAAGGAGACTCTATGATTATGCTTGATGAGGTCCTTGACCTTCTGAGCAAAAGGTGGGACAGAATCAATGGAGCTCAAGCCCTCAGACTTTTGCCTAAGGAAACGAAATTGCAG AATTTGCTTCCTTTTCTTGGACCTCTTATGAGAAAATCCGGTGAAGCATACAGAAATCTGTCAGTTGTGAAGAGCCTACGGCAGAGTGAGAACTTGCAG GTAAAAGATGAGTTGTACAAGCAAAGGAAAAATGTGGTAAAGATCACGAGTGATAGCATGTGCTCCCTTTGCAACAAGAAAATTGGAACAAGTGTTTTTGCTGTTTATCCCAACGGGAAAACACTCGTGCACTTTGTTTGCTTTAGGGATTCCCAGAGTATGAAAGCTGTGGTTAAGGGCTCACCGCTAAGAAGGCGGTGA
- the LOC126677384 gene encoding LOW QUALITY PROTEIN: uncharacterized protein LOC126677384 (The sequence of the model RefSeq protein was modified relative to this genomic sequence to represent the inferred CDS: inserted 1 base in 1 codon), protein MWRRSFSSITSATTPLKDKKWDALVIGGGHNGLTAAAYLARGGLSVAVLERRHVIGGAAVTEELIPGFKFSRCSYLQSLLRPTVIKELELGRHGLKFLKRIPSSFTPCLDGRYLLLGPDKEFNHSQISKFSSRDADAYPRYERQLENFCGFMDPLLDLPPPESLQNASSFNVRFKDKIEKSAFWARFLRRAISLGQNEMVDFMDLLLSXSKVLNKWFETDVLKATLGTDAVIGTTGSVDTPGSGYVLLHHVMGETDGDRGVWSYVEGGMGSVSMAISSAAKEAGVHIVTNAEVSEMSINDSGAVNGVLLSDGTRVLSSVVLSNATPYKTFMELVPSEVLPEDFIRALKYSDYRSATTKINLAVDKLPQFKCCEMSHPDAGPQHMGTIHIGSESLEEIDLACQDAVNGLPSRRPVIEMTIPSALDKTISPPGKHVINLFVQYTPYSPSDGSWGDPAYRESFVERCFNLIDEYAPGFKSSVIGYDMLTPPDLEREIGLTGGNIFHGAMGLDSLFLMRPVKGWSNYRTPLRGLYLCGSGSHPGGGVMGAPGRNAAHVVLQDVKKH, encoded by the exons ATGTGGCGACGGAGCTTTAGCAGTATCACCTCAGCAACAACGCCACTCAAGGACAAGAAATGGGACGCTCTTGTCATCGGCGGTGGCCACAACGGCTTAACAGCAGCAGCTTACCTAGCTCGCGGTGGACTCTCAGTGGCTGTCCTTGAACGGCGTCATGTGATCGGCGGTGCAGCCGTGACTGAAGAACTAATCCCAGGCTTCAAATTCTCCCGCTGTAGTTATCTTCAGAGCCTCCTCCGCCCCACTGTCATCAA AGAACTGGAGCTAGGGAGACATGGATTGAAGTTTTTGAAGAGAATTCCTTCATCGTTTACGCCTTGTTTAGATGGGCGCTATCTTTTATTAGGACCCGATAAAGAGTTTAACCATTCTCAGATATCCAAGTTCTCTAGTCGAGATGCTGATGCTTATCCCAG ATATGAGAGGCAGCTTGAGAACTTCTGTGGGTTCATGGATCCTCTTCTGGATTTGCCACCTCCAGAGTCATTGCAAAATGCATCCTCTTTTAATGTTAGGTTCAAGGATAAGATTGAGAAATCGGCATTTTGGGCTCGATTTTTGCGGCGGGCTATCTCCTTGGGTCAGAATGAGATGGT GGACTTCATGGACCTTTTACTGT CTTCGAAAGTTTTGAATAAATGGTTTGAG ACAGATGTTCTGAAGGCAACTCTTGGAACAGATGCTGTAATAGGAACTACT GGCAGTGTTGATACACCAGGAAGTGGATATGTTCTGCTACATCATGTCATGGGAGAAACTGATGGGGATCGTGGAGTTTGGTC GTATGTTGAAGGTGGAATGGGCTCAGTATCCATGGCTATTAGTAGTGCAGCTAAGGAAGCTGGGGTACACATTGTTACAAATGCTGAG GTTTCAGAAATGTCAATCAATGATTCTGGAGCAGTGAATGGG GTACTACTCTCTGATGGAACAAGGGTTCTATCTTCTGTTGTTTTATCAAATGCCACTCCTTATAAAACTTTCATG GAATTAGTACCCAGTGAAGTTCTTCCTGAAGATTTTATCCGTGCCCTGAAGTACTCTGATTATAGATCC GCTACTACAAAGATAAACTTAGCTGTTGATAAACTGCCCCAATTTAAGTGCTGTGAGATGAGTCATCCAGATGCAGGTCCCCAGCATATGGGTACCATTCATATTGGCTCCGAGAG CTTGGAGGAGATTGACTTGGCTTGTCAAGATGCTGTTAATGGATTACCATCAAGGAGACCTGTTATTGAAATGACGATACCTTCTGCACTGGACAAAACTATTTCTCCTCCTG GTAAGCATGTCATAAATTTGTTCGTTCAATATACACCCTACAGCCCATCGGATGGAAGCTGGGGAGATCCTGCTTATAGG GAATCATTTGTAGAAAGGTGCTTTAACTTGATTGACGAGTATGCCCCTGGCTTCAAGTCATCAGTCATTGGTTACGACATGTTGACCCCGCCTGACCTTGAAAGGGAAATTGGTCTAACAG GAGGTAACATATTCCATGGTGCTATGGGATTGGATTCCCTATTCCTCATGCGGCCCGTTAAAGGATG GTCAAACTATAGGACTCCTCTCCGGGGACTTTACCTATGCGGAAGTGGAAGCCATCCAGGTGGTGGTGTTATGGGCGCACCTGGGCGTAATGCGGCACATGTAGTTCTGCAAGATGTCAAAAAACATTAA
- the LOC126677386 gene encoding AP-3 complex subunit sigma, whose protein sequence is MIKAVIIMNTQGKPRLAKFYDYLRVEKQQELIRSVFGVLSSRAENVSNFMEADSIFGPDSRLVYKHYATLYFVVVFDSCENELAVLDLIQVFVETLDKCFRNVCELDIVFNYSKLHTILDEIIVGGQVLETSSTEVMKAVEEISKLEASSYSINLVPKTVSSWRNR, encoded by the exons ATGATAAAAGCGGTGATTATAATGAACACTCAAGGCAAACCTCGCCTTGCCAAATTTTACGATTATCTG CGTGTGGAGAAGCAGCAGGAGCTTATACGCAGCGTATTTGGAG TGTTGAGCAGTAGAGCTGAGAATGTTAGCAATTTCATGGAGGCTGATTCTATCTTCGGTCCG GATAGTCGTCTTGTGTACAAGCACTATGCAACTTTGTACTTTGTAGTTGTGTTTGATTCTTGTGAAAATGAGCTTGCTGTGCTCGATCTTATACAAG TTTTTGTAGAAACACTAGACAAATGCTTCAGAAATGTGTGTGAGCTTGACATAGTGTTCAATTACAGCAAG ctTCATACAATATTAGATGAGATAATAGTTGGAGGTCAGGTGCTCGAGACAAGTTCTACTGAAGTTATGAAGGCTGTTGAAGAAATATCAAA GCTAGAAGCTTCCTCATATTCCATCAATCTAGTTCCAAAGACTGTTTCCAGTTGGCGGAATAGATAA
- the LOC126677855 gene encoding GATA transcription factor 19 produces MMHRCSSNMVGQCTCGLFHSQTSCNSFTMLLSVPNNNHNHKSYYNNNDESDMYYSSYASTGTTSSSVDCTLSLGTPSTRLSEDDDHKRSSSRMSNFCWDILQSKNSPNYNYPPQNHKTSRAGGITNNSANSDPLLARRCANCDTTSTPLWRNGPRGPKSLCNACGIRFKKEERRATAANASSNSNNGSAGTTMEQQQHYGYQNNAWIQTQKMPCYSPANEFRFIEDNDGESETGIPFLSWRLNVTDRPGLVHDFTR; encoded by the exons ATGATGCATAGGTGCAGTAGTAATATGGTGGGTCAATGTACATGCGGCTTGTTTCATTCCCAAACCAGCTGCAACTCTTTCACCATGCTACTCTCCGTGCCCAACAATAATCATAATCACAAATCTTATTACAATAATAACGACGAATCAGACATGTACTACTCGTCTTATGCTTCTACTGGTACTACTAGCTCTTCTGTTGATTGCACTCTTTCATTAGGTACTCCTTCTACTCGTTTGTCTGAGGATGATGATCATAAACGATCGTCGTCTCGCATGTCTAACTTCTGCTGGGATATTCTGCAATCCAAAAATAGTCCTAACTATAATTACCCTCCTCAAAACCATAAGACCAGCCGCGCTGGCGGCATTACTAATAATTCCGCTAATAGTGACCCGCTCCTCGCTCGCCGCTGCGCTAACTGTGATACTACCTCTACTCCTCTCTGGAGAAACGGTCCTCGAGGCCCTAAG TCTTTGTGCAATGCATGTGGAATTCGGTTCaagaaagaagagagaagagCAACGGCAGCAAATGCAAGCAGTAACAGTAATAATGGATCAGCAGGAACAACAATGGAGCAGCAGCAGCACTATGGCTATCAGAATAATGCATGGATTCAAACGCAGAAAATGCCGTGTTACTCTCCGGCGAACGAGTTCAGGTTCATAGAAGATAATGATGGAGAATCTGAGACGGGGATTCCTTTTCTTTCTTGGAGACTCAATGTCACTGATAGGCCTGGTCTTGTCCATGACTTTACCAGATAA
- the LOC126677099 gene encoding uncharacterized protein LOC126677099, with protein MAPTQQQEDDKEEEEEEAMDPNKILLPDKNEESQTKSTSEHQHYISSINSAILIRQLPSQGLSFQLWPAATTLFTLLNNHRSNPTLTPLSPIFSSTSKLNILELGSGTGLVGIAAAAILGANVTVTDLPHVIPNLQFNAEANAGVVAVNGGTVEAAALRWGKVGGEDVELIGNDFDVILGSDVVYYEELYEPLLYTLRLVMGDSEKKKKKVFVMAHLRRWKKDSVFFKKAKKLFDVSVVYVDKPSEGRRIGVSVYLFAQKAQKLLPAN; from the coding sequence ATGGCACCAACTCAACAGCAAGAAGACgacaaagaagaagaagaagaagaagctatGGATCCAAACAAAATTCTTCTTCCTGATAAAAATGAAGAGAGCCAAACCAAATCAACTTCTGAACACCAACATTATATTTCTTCCATCAACTCAGCTATACTCATCCGCCAACTCCCATCTCAAGGCCTTTCATTCCAGCTCTGGCCGGCAGCCACCACACTTTTCACTCTCCTCAACAACCACCGCTCCAATCCAACCCTAACCCCACTCTCTCCGATCTTCTCAtccacttccaagctcaacaTTCTCGAGCTCGGCTCGGGAACAGGCCTCGTCGGAATCGCAGCCGCCGCAATTCTCGGCGCTAATGTCACCGTCACAGACCTACCTCACGTGATCCCCAACCTCCAATTCAACGCAGAGGCTAACGCCGGCGTGGTGGCTGTTAACGGCGGGACTGTGGAGGCGGCGGCGCTCAGATGGGGAAAAGTAGGCGGTGAGGATGTGGAGTTAATAGGGAATGATTTTGATGTGATATTAGGTTCTGATGTGGTTTATTATGAGGAACTTTACGAACCGTTGCTCTATACGCTGCGTTTAGTAATGGGTGACagtgagaagaagaagaagaaagtgtTTGTGATGGCTCATCTGAGGAGGTGGAAGAAGGACTCTGTGTTCTTCAAAAAAGCTAAGAAATTGTTTGATGTTAGTGTTGTTTATGTGGATAAACCATCGGAGGGTCGTAGGATTGGAGTTTCTGTGTACCTTTTTGCTCAAAAAGCTCAAAAATTGCTGCCTGCaaattaa